Genomic window (Ranitomeya variabilis isolate aRanVar5 chromosome 8, aRanVar5.hap1, whole genome shotgun sequence):
ggtgtatactgcaggggaggagttaactttctttgtatcacttagtggcagcagcataacaccacggtctgtgtcccccaatgattggctcagagaaaaggattttacggtgagtacacaaaaatccctatttcctttaggcggtttcttacagttcagttacagacgttgactccagtttcctcccattcattcctcatttgttttgttgtgcattcccTGTGTtgcagacatattgctttaagtttctggtcttgacgctttgatgtctttcttggtctaccagtatgtttgccttttaaCAACCTTCCAATGTttttatttggtccagattttagacacagctgactgaacaactaacatcttttgcaacattgagtCATGATTTACCctattttaagagtttgataatcctctcctttgtttcaattgacatctctcgtgttggagccataattcatgtcagtccacttggtgcaacagaataacgagcagatctaatttcatgcaggtgttagttttggttatgaaaatttttcagggtgattccataatttttttcctcagaattgagtgatttcataatttttcccctatgcttggttaaaaaagtaaccattactgactgccacattttttgctcttgatttctttttagtgtttattaaagccagaaaattgccatttgaaatgactttagtttttgtGCCAtgactgtgatctgctttttttttctataaaattaaaccactgaatgaacatcctccaaggccgttgattccataatttttgccaggggttgtacatggtCTGtcggtatatacactttaccttctctgaaaggccacagaggctgcaacaccattaacaagaggcaccactaaccaaacaccatgaagaccaaggagaactCATCAACTTGAGGACAAAGTTGTTAAGTGCAAGTCTGGGTTGGGTATTTAAAaataaatcccaatctctgatgatcccctggagcaccatcaaatccattatcatcaaatggaaagaacatggtaccacaacaaacctgccaagagagggccgtccaccaaaactttcagcccgggcaaggagggcattaaaaagaggcagcacagagaccaaaggtaaccctgaaggagctgcagcgtTTCCAAGTagagactggaatatctgtccatatgaccacaataagccgtacatgccatagatgtggcctttatggaagagtggacagaAAAAAGCCTTAGTTTTTGTGTGTAGGCCTGTTTTTGGGCAAAAAGACATATGGGGTCGCTATGTCTGGCTCCAAACCAACACAGCTGATCACCCCAAGAacacatccccacagtgaaacatagtggtggcagcgtcATGCTGTGGGAGGTTTTTTTGGGAGCAGGGAAAGTGGTCCAAGTCAAGGGTAACATGGATGGTGCTTAATACAAGAATATTCTTGAGGAAAACCTGTCTGTCATTGATTTGAGACGGGGATGGAGGTTCTCCTGCCAAAGcatcactcgagtggtttaaggggaaacgtgtaattgTTCTGGAATGGCCgagtcacagcccagaccttaatccaatggagaatctgtggtcagacttgaaaattgatattcaccagaggaaaccacatAACTTTAAggggctggagcagttttgccttgtgaaatgggcaaaaatcccaggggCCAGATGTGGAAAtctgagacttatccaaagcgactttctGCTGTTAAtgtcgcaaaaggaggctctacaaagtactgaccttaaggggggtgaatagttatgcacactgaagttttcagttatcttGTCCTATTTGTGAACCAAGTGCTCACAGTTgtcggcatgttctttacatgaactgatgcaaacgctCAAGAAaaacctgtgaaattccaggttgaggtagcaaaacacaaaaaatgccaagggggggaatactttcgcaagccactatatactacaccgcacggGGCACCTCTGCTAAATATCTTTTTTCTCAATGGAAATCTCTAATTCCTGATTTGCAAACTGAGGAATGGGAAATGATTCTTGAATCCCCAACAAAGGTGTCCCCTTCGGCTAACAATAAAATGACTCAACTATACATAATACACcaagcatatttaaccccttcacgtttATTTAAAATGGGATGGAATAGTTCCTCGGAGTGTCTGACATGCCATATGGAAGAAGCAGACTTTATACATTTGACTTGGGGTTGTCCGGTTGTCCAGTCCTTTTGGAGTGAGGTGACCTCACTACTTACCTCTCTGGTACATATTTCTGTCCCTTTGACCCCATTAATGTGCTTGTTTGGGATACTGGAGGAAGAGACATGGGGACACCATACTCAAATATTTTTGAGAGAAACACTTTTTCTGGCAAGGAAACTGATAGCACTGCGTTGGATGGGAAACAGCCACCCATCTCTTAGGGCTTGGATTGATTTGGTGAACTCAATAATACCTTATGAGCGTACGTTATACCAAAATAGAGGTTGCCCGGGGAAATTTGGTAAGATTTGGGATATATGGAACTCCTCATACTCCACCATGTCACCAAGAGACAGATAGCCTAGCTCCACTATAATGGAAGGTAAACGTTAATTTGCATTGATTCACGCCTTGTTGTCGCTACTTCGAAATGTTATTGCAGTGGAATTGGTTTTGGCAGTAGctcagtgttaaggtaccttcacactgaacaacttaacaacgatatcgctagcgatccgtgacgttgcagcgtcctggatagcgatatcgttgtgtttgacacgcagcagcgatcaggatcctgctgtgatatcgctggtcggagctagaaggccagcaccttatttcgtcgctggatcacccgcagacatcgctgagtcggcgtgtgtgacgccgattcagcgatgtcttcactggtaaccagggtaaacatcgggttactaagcgcagggccgcgcttagtaacccgatatttaccctggttaccagtgtaaatgtaaaaaaaaccaaacactacatacttacattccggtgtctgtcgcgtccccactgtgtcagcgccggctggccgtaaagcagggcacagcggtgacgtcaccgctctgctttacggccggcgcttacagtgcagggaagcagaacgccgggggaagcgacagacaccagaatgtaagtatgtagtgtttggttgtttttttttttacatttacactggtaaccagggtaaacatcgggttactaagcgcggccctgcacttagtaacccgatgtttaccctggttacccggggacttcggcatcgttggtcgctggagagctgtctgtgtgacagctctccagcaaccacacaccgacgctgcagcgatcggcatcgttgtctagatcgctgcagcgtcgctaaatgtgacggtacctttagagttttactacaggtttttttttgttttgttttttttttctagacaTACTACACTATTTTGTTTTGGAAGAACAGGCCTATGTACCAAGATGTGTATTGATAAGATTTATTGTTTACATTTATATTGGCTTGATTGCAAGCAAAAAAATGTATGTCTCTTTTTTGTTAcgtttaataaacgaatttaaaaaaaaaataaatctttttttttcagggactgCACACATATATGAATACCAGCTGACATCACACTTATTTCTCCCGTCCTCCTTTTTGCGTTCTGTCTCCAGTTTTCTGCTCATCGGTCACATTTCTCTGTTTGGCCGTCATTTACATCCTTGCTTCCCCCCCTTGCAGGACGCCGTTCACTATTCAGCGGCTTTGTGAGCTGGTGACCGACCCCCGGAGGAATTACACCGGCACAGACAAGTTTCTGAGAGGAGTGGAAAAGGCAAGTTATCCAGAGCTGTGGTGGGCTGTGAGCCCCCCGGCATTATTACTTATGGAGGAACTGTACATTGCATCTCCTCATAGCTGGGAGCAAGAGCATGGTTCCTATTGTGAAGGCTGACGTATGCTCTATGCATAAAATATTTCTTTTCCTTTTACAGAACGTCATGGTTGTCAGCTGTGTGTACCCTTCTTCTGAGTAAGTACATGGGATAAAACCATAGTCCAGCCGTGCTTGTGGGGCGACGTAGTTTTACTGGGGGGCCCAAGATGCTGGAAAATCTCTGTAATATATCTGTAAAAAAATGGGTGACCTCCTTTGATTGGCGGCAGCATTATTTAAAAAGTGTTCCATAATTTTTTGATAAGTGAGACACTGACCTGTGTGACCGCAGCAATCCTGAGAATGACGGGAAGAAAGCGGCGGCACGTTGCTGTGCAGAGCTCTGTAGTCCGTACATgaagcggtgttgcagggaaaactAACAGCCCCAGGTTCCCCATTTATTCTCTGGGTCTGTGCAGGTCCCATGGATGTCTTGCGACAGGTCAAAATGTGACGGCTATGTAGTTTAAGAATTAACGAGCATCAACTCCATCATCTTGCACCACATCCATGACCGAGTGCAGACCATAACTCGGACTTGGTGAAATGATTTCCAGCGCACTTTAGTCCAATCCAAATACACCAGAGAGGCTCGTTGTTTCGCTCAGCAGACACTGTGGAGTTAGACGGCGATTTATTACGTAGCGTTCTGCACTCGCCTGCACTGCATTTGACGTGGGCACCTGTATAAATGTGCACACTGGGATCGTTTGCACGGTCTACTTCGAATTTCCTAAAATCTGGTTTATTTTCTTGCAGGAAAAATAACTCTACTAGCATAAACCGAATGAACGGTGTGATGTTCCCTGGAAACTCCCAGAGTTACACGGACAGGTATGTAATGAAGCACCGCTTCATTAGTTCTTCGGTCTTCACTCCTCAGCGAGAACCACGTGTCTATGGATATGCTAAAGAAACTTTTGTGTCTCCAGGAACGTCGCTGGCACTCGCCCACTATGAGCGTTTTTCTCAAAGTGCAGTCGTCTTAATAACTTGTTTCTGTGACTACTTTAACAATCTGCTTTTAAGTAAAAGAAATATATTTTGTCTTTCAGATCGAACATTAATGGTCCAGGGACCCCGAGACCACTGAGCCGGCCGAAGATATCTGTCTCAAGTCCCATGACAACTAATGGTTTGCCCGATGGCAGCGAAAACAAAGACTCAGAAGGACAAGAAAAAGACGACACTCACAGGTGATTTATCAGACTGAGCTGATAAATGTGAGCAGGTGGCCGCCTGCCTTCCTTCCTTCTCAATCGAGTGGCCGCCTGCCTTCCTTCTTGATCTGATGGCCGGCTTCCTCCCTTCTCGATCGGGTGGCCGCCTGCCTTCCTCCCTTCTCGATCAGGTGGCCGCCTGCCTTCCTCCCTTCTCGATCTGGTGGCCGCCTGCCCGCCTTCCTCCGTTCTCGATCGGGTGGCCGCCTGCCCGCCTTCCTCCGTTCTCGATCGGGTGGCCGCCTGCCCGCCTTCCTCCGTTCTCGATCGGGTGGCCGCCTGCCCGCCTTCCTCCGTTCTCGATCGGGTGACCGCCTGCCTGCCTTCCTTCTCGATCGGGTGGCCGCCTGCCCGCCTTCCTCCCTTTTCGATCGGGTGGCCGCCTGCCCACCTTTCCTTTCTTCCCCAGTATATGTTGTCTGATTAATCCGAACAGTGCAAATGCTTTGACCTAATTTTAGTGGTGGTCAACATTAGACCCCTTGTATGATTCACAAACTACCCCAAACCATCTGGACATTTTTAATCAATCAACCGTTAAATTTTGACCCTGACCTTTCTCCACAGCGATTCCCTGTCCCCTGAGGACAGCTCTCCAAGTACTGTAAAGAACAAGCATATGGAGGAAGATCCAACAGAGGAGCATGAGGTGAAGAGACTCAAGTTTGACGACGAAGACGAGGAGGAGCTGGCCGCCGAGGAGCCCTCTTCCAGCCAGTCATCTAGTGAAATGACTGACGACGCTGAAGCCGTATCCACAAGCGAAGAGACGGAGAAGGAGAGCTGTGATACAGAACTTGCTTCAGAAGGTGGGGGTCTGTCCTGTACACGTGATCTGTTGCTTTAATGTGCAAACATGCTGACTGTAGATTAGTGGCTGATCTCCATGACTTCTGCCCCGTCAGGGGGTGAGTGGGTGATGCATAGATGTGGCGGTGCTGAAAGGAAACTGTCAGTAACATGCAGACAAGTAATGTGCGCTCTCCGTATACTATACTACAAGGTTTTCTCAGTACATGTCATAGCTGCATCAATCAGCCAGGCTGCACGATTGCAAATGGTTATATAGTTCTCTGAAACGCTCCATGTCAGGAAAAATATAGTTTGTCCATGGTGCTCGCCAAATCTTcagagatgaggaggaggtgagctgtgacattacctattgtgaatgatgtatCCTATGTTAACCCCTCGATATACagtaaacacaggatccaccattcacaatagatgagatcacagctcacctcctcctgtacaatgacagataacctctatatacagtagataacacaggatccaccattcacaataggtgatatcacagctcacctcctcctgtacaatgactgataacacctctatatacagtatatattggtcgttgtacaggaggaggtgagctgtgacatctattgtgaatcctgtgtaatctactctaTATAGTGTTATGAACAATAGCCGATCTGTGAGGATGAAAAATCTTTACAGAACAGGAAATGTGAGTTTTGTATAAAGCCTGGTGGCCAGCGTGATAGTTGTAAGATTTTTAGATGgagtatacagttgaaaccagaagtttccatacactatgaATGGCCGCAGAGGTGCGTCCGTTTCGCACTCTTCCCGTTTTTCCAAGTGACTGCTTCTTCTGAACCCCTCAGGGCACATTTCTTCTTTTAATCCTTTATTTGTTCCTCAACGCAGAATCTTTAGTGACATCAAGCGAATCTGCGACCGAAGAAGTCGAGAAGGAAACCGCTGACAGCGTGTGTGTAACTGAAGACACCACGGAGGAGGAATCCCAGCAAATGGAGCAGTCGGAAGCATCCGAAGCTGTCTGCGTCTCGAGCGCTGACGAGGCGGAGAGCACAACCTCCACTAGTAAAGCTGACACAGAGTGCACTGAACCCGAGCACCCAGAAACTCTTGAAAAGACCCCCGAAATTCCTCCCGAGTCTCCCATGGATAACAGTGAGGGGGCGACGGACGTAGCAGAGGAACCTATGGAACAGGACTAACTCCACTGACACCTAGAGACACCAGTATTTTCCAGACAGTTCTGTTTTTACACTGTATACAAATTTTACTTAATAAAAGCGGACCTTTAGTTTTACAAAAAGGCAGGTTGTGAatcaaaaaaaacacacaaaaaaaattacaaactttttCTGGAGTAGAAACTGAGCTTTATTCCCCCAATGTCAGGACTGTGAATCTCTCAATCCTTAAGGTTCTGGTCACCACTGACTTGTCGATTTTGGTCATTTCAGTGGTTCTTGTatagaatttttttattattatttagaaagATTTTTAAACTGGAAGGTTAATTTTTCctgagggtttttttgtttttgttttttgtttttttttaacctatgaaaaaaaaatcaaacgtcTCTCTCCATCGTTGAAATTAATTTCTGCTAGACTTTAAttctgtaattatttttttttattatattgaaGACTTGATAGGAATGTCATTTCCTCTCCACACTAATTCCTACGGCAGTGAATGTACAAGCGCGGAGCTTCTCCAAACGTACGTTTTTTGACTTTTTAACCAAAATGCAAGTGCACCTGACTCTTCCCGTTCATGGGGGGCATGAAGGGCGTAAGTGCGGCCTGTGGGCTCATCCGAAGAGGGCACTGTCAGGGCGTGGAGCGAGAGCCTCTGCTGTTTTTACATCGTGGGTTCACTTTTAAGTATGAATTTTAGCACTTTGAGGACCTCTAGTGTTGAGCCATTCTAGGAATATTTTGGCTTCACTTCCCATGCACTGATCTGTATCTGGCCCCATGTGTACAGAGCCTGTGTAATGGTCCCATGGGTGCGGAGCCGTATTACTGCTCTGTAAAGCGGTACCGCTCTAATATGGCAGAACTTAGACTCCATTCACATCCAGTGCTGCCTGAACCCCCTCCCCGAGACTATTTGGTTATGTTCACATGTGGCAGATTTGTCATAAAAATCCTATTTACATGTAGAAAACCAATTCAGAAATGTGACACTTTTAAGAGTTGGGTAAAAAGATTTGTAAGTtcaagtgatgagcgagcgtgctcagataagtgttatctaagcatgctcgggtgcttacCGAGTGTCCTCAGCATGCTCAAAaaatgagtccctgcggctgcatgtctaccAAACGGGCAATCAatgcatgtgttatggctgtcgaacagtcgcggggactcaaacatgtttgagcatgccgaagacacttggttagcacccaagcatgctcagataacaccttaccccagcacgttcgctcatcattagtaagTACCCAAGTATGCAGAACCCTGAAAATCTACCTGTCGGCAGCTTCCCCGGCCCCGGTACGAGTCACGCCGATCAGAAGAGGCGCCGGGGGATGGTTTGCAGGGTTCATGTCCAAGTTCTTGCAAATATTTTACTCAATTCCTATAATATTCCCTAATAAGCTCTTACCCCATAATGAATCCTTGCCTGTTCCTTGGCCTTTAACCAGCAGGGGGCGTCTTATCAGGATATTGGCTCAATTTTGGATGTAAAAGGGGCATAACACACACTTATATTGGAAGGTGATGGGTTAAACAGAACCTACTTTTTACCCTCGGTAACGTATACGGCCACCTCTGCGCTGTGGACTGTAATGGCGCCAATCTCTACTTTTGGGAAGTagagtttttgttttttaacattccaaaaaaaaAGAAGACTGGATCTGCCTTTATattcttttgttttttgtttttttacataatttttttatttatgatGACACACGCCTGTCTCTGTAGCGTAGATACTGGCAAACTTGATTTCCGGGATAAGAAAACACTCTTAAGGGTACGTTTCAGACGTCTGTGTATTTGAATGCAGcgagaagttaaaaaaaaatttttatatattttttaatggacTGAACGTCTGATAATTTTTTTTTCGAGATCCTAACGATttatagaactttttttttttttaatttttttttctctaaatttcGCTTTTTTCGACAGCCGGCGATAAAGAAGAACTTGTATCGTTCAGCTTTAAAGCACAACTTCTGCTCCCAGTCCTGTCAGCGTCACGATTCCCGGCTGctgaatttctattttttttatttattttttttccagaccTAATTTAGCTTTTTTGATATATAGAAATTTTTTTAAACttcagtagatttttttttttttttttttttgtaggatgtGACGAGTGTTCACTGCCTTTTGTGGAACGT
Coding sequences:
- the PPP4R2 gene encoding serine/threonine-protein phosphatase 4 regulatory subunit 2, with the translated sequence MDVDRLQEALKDFEKKGKKEVCSELDQFLSHVAKTGETIVQWPQFKDYFMFKLETVMDDFRSSAPEPRGPPNPNVEYIPFDEMKERILKIVTGFNGTPFTIQRLCELVTDPRRNYTGTDKFLRGVEKNVMVVSCVYPSSEKNNSTSINRMNGVMFPGNSQSYTDRSNINGPGTPRPLSRPKISVSSPMTTNGLPDGSENKDSEGQEKDDTHSDSLSPEDSSPSTVKNKHMEEDPTEEHEVKRLKFDDEDEEELAAEEPSSSQSSSEMTDDAEAVSTSEETEKESCDTELASEESLVTSSESATEEVEKETADSVCVTEDTTEEESQQMEQSEASEAVCVSSADEAESTTSTSKADTECTEPEHPETLEKTPEIPPESPMDNSEGATDVAEEPMEQD